A region of Salinibacter sp. 10B DNA encodes the following proteins:
- a CDS encoding LysR family transcriptional regulator: protein MELRHLRYFTALADELHFGRAADAVFVAQSTLSQQIRAFEDEIDVQLFERSSGGVELTRAGRTFLPYARRVLREARRAESVARAARDGLAGLLTITYEGTAMRSGLPAIIKALQRQRPHGELDLVEKTTREQVDALHEEETDAGFLFLPINERGLRVYTLFSAPMVAVLPSDHSLSNHDTVPLRALQGEPHVIWARSGAPRIHDAYVRACHEAGFTPQIIQEIERGESFLGLVEAGLGVSIAHASNVQIQRPGVRYAKIVEPTVPLTLGLAHRHDDDSPLLARFLETVEEEKDAFQQDPL, encoded by the coding sequence ATGGAACTGCGCCATCTTCGCTATTTCACCGCGCTGGCCGATGAGTTGCACTTTGGCCGGGCGGCCGACGCTGTGTTTGTTGCCCAGTCCACTCTGAGTCAGCAGATTCGAGCATTTGAGGATGAGATTGACGTTCAACTGTTCGAGCGGTCTTCCGGCGGGGTGGAACTGACCAGGGCCGGGCGCACCTTTCTGCCGTACGCCCGGCGCGTGCTTCGGGAAGCGCGGCGTGCCGAGTCGGTAGCGCGGGCGGCCCGAGACGGACTGGCAGGGCTGCTTACGATCACCTACGAGGGGACTGCGATGCGGAGCGGACTTCCGGCCATCATCAAGGCGCTTCAGCGTCAGCGCCCGCACGGCGAGCTCGACCTTGTAGAGAAGACGACCCGCGAGCAGGTGGATGCTCTCCACGAGGAGGAAACAGACGCGGGATTCCTTTTTCTGCCCATCAATGAGCGTGGACTTCGAGTCTACACCTTATTTTCGGCCCCCATGGTGGCGGTGTTGCCGTCGGATCACTCTCTGTCCAATCACGATACGGTGCCGCTTCGGGCCCTGCAGGGAGAGCCGCACGTGATCTGGGCACGGAGCGGAGCGCCGCGCATCCACGATGCGTACGTGCGGGCCTGCCACGAGGCCGGGTTTACACCCCAAATCATTCAGGAAATCGAGCGGGGGGAGAGCTTTCTCGGCCTCGTCGAGGCGGGACTGGGGGTATCCATTGCGCATGCCTCGAACGTGCAGATCCAGCGTCCCGGTGTGCGCTACGCCAAGATTGTAGAACCGACGGTGCCTCTCACCCTGGGTCTTGCCCATCGCCACGACGACGACTCCCCCTTGCTGGCCCGCTTCCTGGAAACGGTGGAGGAGGAGAAGGACGCGTTTCAGCAGGATCCGCTCTAG
- a CDS encoding MFS transporter has protein sequence MTLWSRQGAVLGACTLAFFATMAARLVISPVVPFISDAFAVPNGAIGLALTGMWMGYALAQFPSGLLADRYGERRIILVAVGGTAVASAMLAFAPSYPVFLIGATALGTVAGLHYSVATSLLTRTTTQTGTAIGIHTAGAPVAGVLVPMAAGAVGAWLGWRWALALGAAFAVPVIFLVVSVIRARPPVRPQQSVWSRLRIGPLVALLRRPPIARTVLLSAVGMFVWQATASFLPTFFVAHHGYSEATAGALFSGYFLVQGVTQPGLGALSDRIGRDAAASLAIGVGLVGYGLLVVGTGMSMIMIAVACAGISMGWGAALMPKFMDHLDDHERSAGFGLVRTVYMVLGASGSVVVGFVADLFGWDVAFLGLVGLLVGMLVVLARLTMRNQAARRAPALS, from the coding sequence GTGACACTCTGGTCGCGGCAGGGAGCCGTCCTCGGGGCGTGCACCCTCGCCTTTTTCGCCACCATGGCCGCTCGACTCGTCATCAGTCCGGTCGTGCCCTTCATTAGTGATGCGTTTGCCGTCCCCAACGGCGCGATCGGGCTCGCCCTCACGGGCATGTGGATGGGGTACGCCCTTGCACAGTTTCCGAGCGGGCTCCTGGCCGACCGCTACGGCGAGCGTCGGATCATTCTCGTCGCGGTGGGCGGCACCGCCGTCGCGAGTGCGATGCTGGCCTTTGCCCCATCGTATCCGGTCTTCCTGATCGGGGCGACCGCACTGGGCACCGTTGCCGGCCTCCATTACAGCGTGGCCACGTCGCTGCTGACGCGGACGACCACGCAAACGGGCACGGCGATCGGGATCCACACGGCGGGCGCTCCGGTGGCCGGCGTGCTCGTCCCAATGGCCGCTGGGGCCGTCGGCGCCTGGCTGGGCTGGCGGTGGGCGCTCGCGCTCGGGGCTGCCTTTGCCGTCCCCGTCATATTTCTCGTGGTCTCCGTTATCCGAGCCCGCCCGCCGGTCCGCCCCCAGCAATCGGTGTGGAGTCGCCTGCGCATCGGACCGCTCGTGGCGCTTCTGCGCCGTCCCCCCATTGCCCGTACGGTGCTCCTCTCCGCAGTGGGCATGTTTGTGTGGCAGGCCACGGCGTCGTTTTTGCCCACCTTCTTCGTGGCGCATCACGGCTACTCGGAAGCGACGGCGGGTGCACTCTTCTCGGGATACTTCCTGGTGCAGGGGGTCACCCAGCCGGGCCTCGGGGCGCTCTCGGACCGTATCGGGCGAGATGCCGCCGCAAGCCTCGCCATCGGCGTGGGACTCGTGGGGTATGGGCTCCTGGTGGTTGGAACGGGAATGAGCATGATCATGATCGCGGTGGCCTGCGCGGGCATCTCGATGGGATGGGGCGCGGCCCTTATGCCGAAATTTATGGACCACCTCGACGACCATGAGCGGAGCGCCGGATTCGGACTCGTGCGCACCGTCTACATGGTACTGGGCGCCAGTGGGAGCGTTGTCGTAGGCTTCGTGGCCGACCTCTTCGGATGGGACGTGGCGTTTCTCGGACTCGTCGGTCTTCTCGTGGGAATGCTGGTCGTGCTGGCGCGGCTCACGATGCGGAACCAAGCGGCCCGGCGCGCGCCCGCTCTTTCCTAA
- a CDS encoding trimeric intracellular cation channel family protein has protein sequence MSPSPEFVLYVLDLFGTAVFAVSGALAAGRRHMDLFGALVIAAVTAIGGGTVRDLILDRHPVFWIRDLRYLAVIAGAGGLTFAYTSVFRPPRQSLEAADAFGLAVFSVVGARVALDAGTPLVIVVLMSAITATVGGMVRDVLCGETPLILQEEIYATAALGGGALYLGLRASALPDAAVMALTITAVAGVRLAALQWKLHLPSFRIDEVQ, from the coding sequence ATGTCTCCCTCGCCCGAATTCGTGCTCTACGTGCTCGACCTGTTCGGCACGGCCGTGTTTGCCGTCTCGGGCGCGCTTGCGGCCGGACGGCGGCACATGGATCTGTTCGGGGCCCTCGTCATTGCGGCCGTCACGGCGATCGGCGGCGGCACGGTGCGCGATCTCATTCTGGACCGCCATCCGGTGTTCTGGATCCGCGACCTGCGCTACCTCGCGGTCATTGCGGGGGCCGGCGGACTTACGTTCGCCTATACCTCTGTCTTCCGCCCGCCTCGTCAGTCACTGGAAGCAGCCGACGCCTTCGGGCTCGCAGTGTTCTCGGTCGTGGGGGCCCGCGTGGCCCTCGACGCCGGAACGCCCCTCGTGATTGTCGTCCTCATGAGCGCCATCACGGCAACCGTGGGCGGAATGGTGCGAGACGTGCTCTGTGGCGAGACGCCCCTCATCCTGCAGGAAGAGATCTATGCAACGGCTGCCCTCGGGGGAGGCGCCCTCTACCTGGGCCTTCGGGCCTCTGCCTTGCCGGACGCAGCGGTGATGGCCCTCACAATCACAGCGGTCGCGGGCGTGCGCCTGGCAGCACTGCAGTGGAAACTGCACTTGCCGTCCTTTCGGATCGACGAAGTGCAATAA
- a CDS encoding fructose-bisphosphatase class II produces the protein MGSSFLSDWGQTACRLTEAAARAVEPWIGEGDKEAADAAAVEALRTQAARCGLRGTVVIGEGEKDDAPYLAPGTQIGERRERVEDGGLDIAVDPLEGTSLAARDEPGALSVMGFAPAQTLLPLGRAFYAEKLIGPPAADEALTLTADPAEVIEGVADTLNVAPSGVRVAVQERPRHTDLVKALRAAGAQVHLFAEGDLSFAIQALCPRSGLSAADDTRVRATTRVQGKPTAQPRGPVDLLWGIGGAPEGMLAALAQRALGGAMRVRVAPQSEAERRRLVENPALPEVLDRTFTAGELVDAQTVAMALTGVTDGPLLPGLHEKDGRLRADTLLLVSGKDPQRRTITVGEAG, from the coding sequence ATGGGATCCTCTTTTCTTTCCGACTGGGGCCAGACGGCCTGTCGTTTGACCGAGGCCGCCGCCCGGGCCGTTGAACCGTGGATCGGGGAGGGCGACAAGGAGGCGGCCGACGCCGCGGCGGTGGAGGCCCTCCGCACTCAGGCCGCCCGGTGTGGGCTTCGAGGCACCGTTGTGATTGGCGAGGGCGAAAAGGATGATGCGCCGTACCTGGCGCCGGGGACGCAGATCGGGGAGCGCCGGGAGCGTGTAGAGGACGGCGGCCTTGACATTGCCGTCGATCCGCTCGAAGGGACGTCGCTCGCGGCCCGAGATGAGCCAGGCGCCCTGTCGGTGATGGGGTTCGCACCGGCCCAAACCCTGCTTCCGTTGGGGCGGGCCTTCTACGCAGAGAAGCTCATCGGCCCGCCGGCGGCGGACGAGGCGCTGACGTTGACGGCCGATCCGGCGGAGGTGATTGAGGGCGTTGCCGATACACTGAACGTTGCGCCGTCTGGGGTGCGGGTGGCTGTGCAGGAGCGGCCGCGCCACACGGATCTGGTGAAGGCCCTCCGGGCTGCGGGGGCACAGGTGCATCTCTTTGCCGAGGGGGATCTCAGCTTTGCGATTCAGGCCCTTTGTCCACGGTCGGGGCTCTCCGCGGCCGACGACACTCGCGTCCGCGCGACGACACGAGTCCAAGGAAAGCCCACGGCTCAGCCCCGCGGTCCCGTTGATCTGCTTTGGGGCATCGGGGGCGCTCCGGAAGGCATGCTTGCGGCCCTGGCGCAGCGGGCCCTTGGGGGAGCGATGCGGGTGCGGGTGGCCCCCCAATCCGAAGCGGAGCGCCGCCGTCTCGTTGAGAATCCGGCCCTGCCGGAGGTGCTTGATCGAACGTTTACCGCCGGGGAACTGGTGGATGCCCAAACGGTCGCGATGGCGCTCACCGGCGTGACTGACGGGCCGCTCCTCCCGGGCCTCCACGAGAAGGACGGGCGCCTCCGCGCCGATACGCTTCTACTTGTCTCGGGCAAAGATCCCCAGCGCCGGACCATTACTGTGGGGGAGGCGGGATAG
- a CDS encoding PAS domain S-box protein, whose translation MPQPHDSERSHPGVFFSVDALPEAFNTNGENDTPGARLQSLLSGSSSPSSDALSSILEIGLDWLGVEHGHLAQIDLGSNRHTITTVAGTPSTVSQGDRLPLSATYCRKVLGENAVLTVNDAEAAGWAADPAYETFSFSTYLGATVVAEGELYGALCFGDRRPQDVPLREDAAAVVKALADAAGEVLARSGPSNRALPPQNQLEALFEHSPNMINLHDAAGNLIAPNPRLCEKTGYEPEELTNMKVWELDQDADPEEARAAWAEMVPGDRRRWEGTFQRTDGSTFPVEVDVQCLEVEEGPRFVATSRDISERRAAQTALEQREELHRETLRNITDAVFITRSDGTFTYVCPNVEYIFKQSREEVEALGSISALLGSDPAEQQDFGKTQEVQNIEHRVVDAEGTEHDLLINIRRVSIQEGCRMYTCRDVTGRKDAERELKKQNDLLSEIQHLANVGGWEYDVQTEEHTWTQEVYRIYGLSEDVDPTVEGGISYYHPEDQSTIRAAFTRAVEEGEPYELELRLLREDGEQRWVRTRGMPQVSDGEVVQVRGSIQDITERKTAEQDLRNTKQLLEKTFENLGEVVLIVDPPNRRIISCNSAVEDVFGYKKEELIGESTEKLHKSPEAYQRFGKIGEPILEEDGIFRHEYQMRRKNGEIIDTEHVVTPLEDENWPGGVVSVIRDVTEQKETRRQLREERDLLDRILETSPAAIAVLNTDGAFIEASARAEDILGLTKEKVTERTYDDPEWNIRRPDGTPMPEAELPFARVMDTDAPVYDVEHKIEWPDGTQRLLSVSGAPLHSPDGDLEGAVFHMDDITERRAAKRKLREERDRFATLFHNLPTPVVHGRRDDEDRIHIQAVNERFETVFGYEESVIRSEGWQDLLVPDSEQDEAASIRRSLLEGTPVQHEVRRQTAGEVRDFRVQVALRETDEQPTEGFAIYTDITERKKQQRRREEVIRRVTDAIVEIDADWRFTLLNDQAEALYEMPEEALLGKRFWDIFPEAIGTRFEEVYRGVMTTREPASIEEYYPGLNGWFNIQVYPNPDGGIAFYFQDITERKKQKQQLMRRKALLEAQARATIDGLLVIDPDRHVMFYNDQFLNLWDIPKEVADTSPDEHLSESTLLNSAGHLLANPKEFRRKVEYLYNHPDKESRDLIQLTDGRWFDRYSAPIRSDDGTHFGRLWIFRDVTDQRRMLERLLEVQEEERRRIDQEIHDEMGGLLTSLQFTIDIARRETQEHGAPSTHFDQLEELVSDLSTVSRTISRKLYPSDLSNSGLVEAVSSLVNKLKEKHALEIDFYSEFAHGERFSKIIERTAFWIAQEVLVTIAGHDATDAAHVTLTKSADQLHLHIFDDGVEVGSSPTGEAPFGLDNIRSRVERLNGDIDIAPIPDEGTRISVTLPAKLPFPAQ comes from the coding sequence ATGCCCCAGCCGCACGACTCTGAGAGGAGCCATCCCGGTGTCTTTTTTTCGGTAGACGCTCTTCCCGAGGCGTTCAACACAAATGGCGAGAACGACACTCCCGGTGCCCGCCTCCAGTCCCTTCTCTCCGGATCGTCCTCTCCCTCTTCCGACGCGCTCTCGTCCATCCTGGAGATCGGGCTCGACTGGCTCGGGGTGGAGCATGGCCACCTGGCCCAGATCGATTTGGGCTCCAATCGGCACACCATCACGACCGTCGCCGGCACGCCCTCAACCGTTTCACAGGGCGACCGCCTCCCTCTTTCGGCCACGTACTGCCGGAAGGTCCTCGGGGAAAACGCCGTGCTTACGGTGAACGATGCGGAGGCCGCGGGATGGGCGGCGGATCCTGCGTACGAGACGTTTTCGTTTTCCACCTATCTGGGCGCAACGGTTGTGGCGGAGGGAGAGCTATACGGGGCCCTCTGCTTCGGCGACCGCCGTCCTCAGGACGTGCCCCTTCGGGAGGACGCCGCCGCTGTGGTTAAGGCCCTGGCCGACGCCGCCGGCGAAGTGTTGGCCCGCAGTGGCCCATCCAATCGGGCTCTGCCCCCCCAGAACCAGTTGGAGGCGTTGTTCGAGCATTCGCCCAATATGATCAACCTCCACGACGCGGCGGGCAACCTGATTGCCCCAAACCCGCGTCTCTGCGAAAAGACGGGATACGAGCCCGAGGAGCTCACGAACATGAAGGTGTGGGAACTCGACCAGGACGCCGATCCGGAGGAAGCACGCGCTGCTTGGGCTGAGATGGTCCCGGGCGACCGCCGCCGGTGGGAGGGGACCTTTCAGCGCACGGACGGCTCCACCTTTCCCGTCGAGGTCGACGTGCAATGCCTTGAAGTAGAGGAAGGCCCCCGGTTCGTCGCCACCAGTCGGGATATTTCCGAGCGCCGGGCGGCCCAAACGGCTCTGGAACAGCGCGAAGAGCTCCACCGCGAGACCCTCCGCAACATCACGGATGCGGTGTTTATCACCCGATCGGACGGGACCTTCACGTACGTCTGCCCGAATGTCGAGTACATCTTCAAGCAATCGCGGGAGGAGGTCGAAGCGCTCGGATCCATCTCCGCCCTTCTCGGCAGCGATCCGGCCGAGCAGCAGGACTTCGGCAAGACCCAAGAAGTTCAAAACATTGAACATCGGGTCGTGGACGCCGAGGGTACCGAGCACGACCTTCTCATCAACATCCGGCGCGTGTCGATCCAGGAGGGATGCCGGATGTATACGTGCCGGGACGTAACAGGGCGGAAAGACGCCGAACGGGAGCTCAAAAAGCAAAACGATCTGCTGTCCGAGATCCAGCATCTCGCCAACGTCGGCGGGTGGGAGTACGATGTGCAGACCGAAGAGCACACCTGGACGCAGGAGGTGTATCGCATCTACGGTCTCTCCGAAGATGTCGACCCCACGGTTGAAGGCGGCATCTCGTACTATCACCCCGAGGACCAGTCCACAATCCGGGCGGCGTTTACCCGTGCGGTGGAGGAGGGGGAGCCGTACGAACTGGAGTTGCGTCTCCTCCGGGAGGATGGGGAGCAGCGATGGGTTCGCACGCGCGGGATGCCGCAGGTTTCGGACGGGGAGGTGGTTCAGGTTCGCGGCAGCATTCAGGACATTACCGAACGAAAAACGGCCGAGCAGGATCTGCGTAACACGAAGCAACTGCTGGAGAAAACGTTTGAGAATCTGGGGGAGGTCGTCTTGATCGTCGACCCGCCGAACCGTCGGATTATTTCGTGCAATTCGGCGGTCGAGGATGTCTTTGGGTACAAGAAGGAGGAACTCATCGGGGAAAGCACCGAGAAGCTCCACAAGAGCCCGGAGGCCTACCAGCGCTTTGGGAAGATCGGAGAGCCCATCCTGGAGGAGGACGGCATCTTCCGACATGAATACCAGATGCGTCGGAAGAACGGAGAGATTATCGACACCGAACACGTGGTGACGCCGCTGGAGGACGAAAACTGGCCCGGCGGGGTGGTGAGCGTCATTCGGGACGTGACCGAGCAGAAGGAAACCCGGCGACAACTCCGCGAGGAGCGCGACCTGCTGGACCGCATCCTGGAAACTAGTCCGGCCGCCATCGCGGTCCTTAACACCGACGGGGCGTTCATCGAAGCCAGCGCACGGGCCGAGGACATTCTCGGGCTGACGAAGGAGAAGGTGACCGAGCGCACTTATGACGACCCGGAGTGGAATATCCGCCGGCCGGACGGCACCCCTATGCCGGAGGCGGAGCTTCCCTTTGCCCGGGTGATGGACACGGACGCGCCCGTCTACGACGTTGAACACAAGATCGAGTGGCCCGATGGGACCCAGCGGCTGTTGTCGGTCAGCGGCGCTCCGCTGCACTCGCCGGACGGCGACCTGGAGGGAGCCGTCTTCCACATGGACGACATTACGGAACGCCGAGCGGCCAAACGAAAGCTCCGGGAGGAGCGAGATCGATTTGCCACCCTCTTTCACAACCTGCCCACGCCGGTCGTGCACGGGCGCCGCGACGACGAGGACCGGATTCACATCCAGGCCGTGAACGAACGATTCGAGACCGTCTTTGGATACGAGGAGAGCGTCATTCGGTCGGAAGGCTGGCAGGACCTCCTTGTGCCAGACAGCGAGCAGGACGAGGCAGCATCCATTCGTCGCTCCCTATTGGAGGGGACTCCCGTACAACATGAGGTGCGCCGACAAACGGCCGGCGAGGTGCGGGACTTTCGGGTGCAGGTCGCCCTGCGCGAGACCGACGAACAACCGACCGAAGGGTTTGCAATTTACACCGACATTACCGAGCGCAAAAAGCAGCAGCGGCGCCGAGAGGAGGTCATCCGGCGCGTGACCGACGCTATTGTCGAGATCGACGCGGACTGGCGGTTTACCCTCCTTAACGACCAGGCCGAGGCCCTCTACGAAATGCCCGAGGAGGCCCTGCTCGGCAAGCGCTTCTGGGACATTTTTCCGGAGGCGATCGGGACGCGCTTCGAGGAGGTGTACCGGGGCGTGATGACCACCCGCGAGCCCGCCTCCATCGAAGAATACTATCCCGGACTCAACGGGTGGTTCAACATCCAGGTATACCCCAATCCTGACGGTGGCATTGCGTTCTATTTTCAGGACATCACCGAGCGCAAGAAGCAAAAACAACAGCTTATGCGCCGCAAGGCGCTCCTGGAAGCCCAGGCCCGTGCCACGATCGACGGCCTGCTCGTCATCGATCCGGATCGGCACGTCATGTTCTACAACGATCAATTCCTCAACCTCTGGGACATTCCGAAGGAGGTTGCGGACACGTCCCCCGACGAGCATCTTTCCGAGAGCACTCTTCTCAACAGCGCGGGTCACCTGCTCGCCAACCCGAAGGAGTTCCGCCGAAAAGTGGAGTACCTCTACAACCACCCGGACAAGGAAAGCCGAGACTTGATCCAATTGACCGACGGCCGCTGGTTCGATCGCTACAGTGCTCCGATCAGGAGTGACGACGGCACCCACTTCGGCCGCCTCTGGATCTTTCGGGACGTCACGGACCAGCGCCGGATGCTGGAGCGTCTGCTGGAGGTGCAGGAGGAAGAACGACGTCGTATCGACCAGGAAATCCACGACGAGATGGGGGGACTCCTCACCTCCCTTCAGTTCACGATCGACATTGCGCGCCGTGAGACGCAAGAACACGGCGCGCCTTCCACTCACTTCGACCAACTGGAAGAGCTGGTGAGCGACCTTTCAACAGTGTCCCGGACGATCTCTCGGAAGCTATATCCCAGCGACCTTTCGAATTCCGGCCTCGTAGAGGCCGTGTCTTCTCTAGTGAACAAGCTAAAGGAGAAACACGCCCTTGAAATCGATTTCTACAGCGAGTTTGCTCACGGCGAGCGCTTCTCCAAGATCATCGAGCGCACGGCCTTCTGGATCGCACAGGAGGTCCTGGTGACGATCGCCGGACACGACGCAACGGACGCGGCGCACGTGACCCTTACCAAAAGCGCCGACCAGCTTCACCTGCATATTTTCGATGACGGTGTTGAGGTCGGCTCCTCGCCCACGGGAGAGGCCCCCTTCGGCTTGGACAACATCCGTTCCCGTGTTGAGAGGCTCAACGGAGACATTGACATCGCTCCCATTCCCGACGAGGGAACCCGTATCTCCGTCACGCTTCCGGCCAAGCTTCCCTTTCCAGCCCAGTAA
- a CDS encoding response regulator transcription factor: MLISSLIAEDHDLTRQGIRSLLEDRLDARVCATTGNGLDVFSLLQEHEPDLLVLDLGLPHLNGLDVLRQIQESALSVQVVVLSMHAEDIYVSRAFELGAAGYVLKGASLDEMVRAVRTVVGGNRYLSDDLSDALLNAPQSTNGDADDRYQTLTAREREVLQLTAEGYTSQEIGEHLHISPRTADKHRQNIKAKLELKNVAEMTAYAHRRGLITG, encoded by the coding sequence ATGCTCATTTCATCACTCATCGCCGAAGACCATGACCTGACGCGACAGGGCATCCGGTCACTACTCGAGGACCGACTTGATGCTCGCGTGTGCGCGACGACCGGGAATGGGCTGGATGTTTTTTCCCTCCTTCAGGAGCATGAGCCCGACCTTCTCGTTCTCGACCTGGGCCTTCCCCACCTCAACGGCCTCGACGTTCTCCGTCAGATTCAGGAGAGTGCCCTTTCCGTACAGGTGGTGGTGCTGTCGATGCACGCAGAAGACATCTACGTGAGTCGGGCCTTCGAGCTGGGGGCAGCGGGATATGTGTTGAAGGGGGCCTCCCTGGACGAGATGGTACGCGCAGTCCGAACCGTCGTCGGCGGGAACCGATACCTCAGCGATGACCTGTCGGACGCGCTACTCAACGCCCCACAATCAACAAACGGAGACGCCGATGACCGATACCAAACCCTGACCGCCCGGGAACGCGAAGTGCTCCAGCTCACGGCGGAGGGATATACCAGTCAGGAAATCGGCGAGCACCTCCACATCAGCCCCCGAACGGCCGACAAACATCGGCAAAACATCAAAGCAAAGCTGGAGCTCAAGAATGTGGCTGAGATGACAGCCTATGCCCACCGGCGCGGACTTATCACGGGATAG